The Elusimicrobiota bacterium genomic interval TGCCAAGGGCATAGCTGGGTAGCGGAGTTCGGACGAGATAAACGCTGAAAGCATCTAAGCGTGAAGCTTTCTCCAAGATAAGGTTTCCCTTCCCCGCAAGGGGACTAAAGGACCCCGGAAGACTACCGGGTTGATAGGCTGCGAGTGTAAGTCTCGTGAGGGATTCAGCTAAGCAGTACTAATCGTCCGTGAGGCTTGGCCGTATTCTTCGATCGTATGCGACGTTAATTGTTCTCTAAAAAGTGCTATAATATGTCTGGAGAGTTGGTGGCGCGTTTGCGTAACCGCATGGGACTCAGAACCAAATATTGGGTTCCCAGAGAAACTCCCGCCTCGAATTTTCTTGAGAGGTTGATGAGATCGGTGATATTTCCGGCAGGGACACACCCGTTCCCATTCCGAACACGGAAGTTAAGCCTGCCAGGGCCGATGGTACTAACGCCCAACTCGGCGTTGGGAGAGTAGGTCGTTGCCGGTCTCATCAACCTCTCAAAGATTGAAAGGAAGAAGTGGCATGAAACTGACAAAGAACGACAAAATTGAGGGCGCCAAGGCGCTTGCTGAAAACTTGAAGAAGGCCCCGCATCTCTTTTTCGCGGAGTATCAGGGCCTTAAGTTCGTGGAACTCGATGAGCTGCGCGGCAAGCTCCGGCCTTTGCGCTGTCGCTTCGCCGTGGTCAAGAACTCTTTGGTCCGCTACGCCCTGAAGAGCGCGGGCATTGACGGCGCGGACGCGAAGCTTTTCACGGGACCGGTGGGCATGGTGGTCTCCGAGTCCGAGGATCCCGTGGCCGCGGCCAAGGTCTTGGCGGCGTTCTCGAAGCAATTTCCTTTTCTTAAAATCAAGGCCGGCTTGGTCAGCCAGAAATGGATGACCCCGGGCGAGTGCCAGACTCTCTCGACCTTGGGCAGCAAGCCGGAGCTTTTGGCCAAGCTCGCCGGCACTTTGTACTCCGCCGTTTCCCAATCCGCCGGAGTCCTTCAGGCCCCGATTCGCGATTTTGTGCTGGTCCTAAAAGCCTTAGAGGACAAAAAGAAAGGCGTGGCGGCCGCCTAAGACCGCCGATAGTCCCGGAAGGGATAAACCCCGCTGCGCGGGGGCTATCATACAGGAGAGGACATGTCGACTGCAACGAAGTTGGGCAAGGAAGAGATCGTCGAGGCGATTTCCAATCTTAGCGTGCTCGAGCTTTCCGAGCTCGTGAAGGCCGTTGAGGATAAGTTCGGCGTGAAGGCCGCCGCCGTGGGAGCCGTCATGGCCGCCCCGGCCGCCGGCGCTCCCGCCGCTGGAGCCGCCGTCGCCGAAGAGAAGACCGATTTCTCCGTGGTGCTGATCAATGCCGGCGGGAATAAAATCGCCGTCATCAAGACCGTGCGCGAGCTGACCGGCCTGGGCTTGAAGGAAGCCAAAGACCTGGTCGAGGCCGCCCCCAAGGCCGTCAAGGAGGGCCTGCCTAAGGCTCAAGCCGAGGAAATGAAGAAGAAACTCTCTGAATCCGGCGCCACCGTTGAATTGAAGTAATGCCGCAGCGTTTCCAGTCATTGCTTCCATATCCCCCCGTCACCACGATCCTCCTCCCCGCGAGGGGAGGAGGATGTCGTCTGTAGAGATATTCCAGGGAATAAGGGGCTGAAATGAAACAGATAAAGTTCGGAAAAATTCCACAGGCGATGGCTTTGCCGGATCTCCTCGAGATGCAGAAAAATTCCTTTAGGGATTTTATGCAGCTTGAGGGCGTCCCCGAGGAGCGCAAGCTCATGGGGCTGCAGGCGGCCTTCCTGGACGTTTTTCCGATCGAGTCTGCCGATGGAAGCATGGTGCTGGATTTCGTCCGTTACGAGTTCGGGTCGGCGCGCTTCTCCGGCCCAGAGGAAGCGCAGGCCCATGACTCGAGCTTCTCGCGGCCGCTCAAGGCCATACTGAGGCTCTCCTCCCGCCAGCCCTCCGGCAAGCTCAAGCAGATAGTGGAGCAGGAGGTCGTGCTCTGCGAGGTGCCGATCATGACGGAGACGGCCTCTTTTGTCATCAACGGGGCCGAGCGCGTCGTGGTAAGCCAGCTTCACCGCTCTCCCGGCATCATTTTCGAGGAGGACGACGAGAAGAAGATCTCTTCGTTGGGCAAAAAACTTTTCTTCGCCAAGGTCATCCCCTACCGCGGCGCCTGGATCGAGTTCGAGTTCGACCTCAACAACATCCTCTACGTCCGCATCGACCGCAAGAAGAAGTTCGAGGTCACGACCTTCCTGCGCGCCTGCGGGATCGAGTCGGACGCGGACATCCTCAAGATTTTCTACCCCTACGAGCAGGTCCAGGTTTCCCCCGAGACCATGGTGGGGCTGCTCCACCGGATATCGGTGGAGGACGTGGTGGACCAGAGCACCGGCGAGGTTCTCCTCGAGGCCGGCAAAAAGGTGACCCACGAGGCCATCAAGAGGATGCTCGACAAGCAAGTTTCCTCGATCAAGCTCTTGACCGGCGATCCCGAGAAGGACGATCCAACCATCCTCGAGACCCTGCGCAAGGACAAGATCAAGAGCGTCAAGGAAGCCCAGCAGGACATCTACAAGAAGCTGCGCGGCCAGGAGTTCATCGTCCCCGGCCAGGCCGAGGCCTATCTCGACAACCTGATCTTCAAGAACCTGCGCAAGTACGATTTGAGCAAGGTGGGGCGGCACAAGGTGGCCATGAAGCTTCACTACTACCTGTGGAGGCTGGCCGCGCGCCGCGACGTGATGGCCCGCCCGGATAACCGGCGTCACAAGCATTTCGCCCTGCCTGCCTTTTCACGCCGCACCCTTTGCCTTGAGGACATCATCGCCACCGTCCAATACCTCATTTCCTTGAACTGCGGCGTGACCTACTTGAACGAGGGCCAGACCCGCACCACGCCCATGCCGATCCGCGGAGAGGCTTTCGAGGGGCTGGGGGAGTTCAAGAGCGGGTATTTGGAGTATGCCAAGCGCGTCAGCGGCGAGGCCGTGGACAAGCTTCCCGTCATAGACCTGCACGAGAAGGACAGCGACGACGACAACGATGCGACCAGGCAGGGCTTGAAAAAGGACCGATTCTCTTTCGTGGACGTGAGCTCCGCCGTCCAGGATTGGAGGCGGGCGGTTTCCAGCTTCCTGGACAAGAATTTCCCCATCAAACTCGACGATATAGACCACCTCGGCAACCGTCGAGTGCGCGGCGTGGGAGAGCTCCTCGAGAACCAGATCCGCGTGGGCCTGGCCCAGATGTCCCGGGTGATCCGGGACCGCATGAGCGTTCAGGACAAATCCCTGCTCACGCCCAGGAACCTCCTCAATACCGCCCCCCTGGTCGGTATTTTGAGGAAGTTCTTCGGGACCTCCCAGCTCTCGCAATTCATGGACCAGATCAATCCTCTCTCCGAGATCACGCACAAGCGCCGTCTCTCGGCCCTGGGGCCCGGCGGACTCAATCGCAAGCGCGCGGGCTTCGAAGTTCGCGATGTCCATTACACCCATTACGGCCGCATCTGTCCTATCGAGACGCCGGAAGGTCCGAACATCGGCCTTATCACGTCCCTGGCTAGCTACGCCCGCATCAACGAGTTCGGGTTGATCGAGTCCCCTTATCGGAAGGTGGTCAAGGGGCGGCTCACCGGAGACATGGAGTATCTGGGCGCCGACGCGGAGTCGGACAAGATCGTGGCCCAGGCCAACACGCCCTTGGACAAGGACCGCATTGCGGCGGACCTGGCCGCCTCTCGCTCGCGCGGCGACTTTCCCTTGGCCGAGCCCAACAAGGTGGACTACATGGACATATCGCCCATGCAGGTCGTTTCCGTCTCCGCGGCCTTGGTCCCTTTCCTGGAGCATGACGACGCCAACCGTGCCCTCATGGGATCGAACATGCAGCGCCAGGGAGTTCCTCTCCTTATTACGGAGGCACCCTTGGTGGCGACGGGCATGGAGGATGCGGTGGCCCGCGACTCCGGGGCCTGTATCGTGGCCAAGCGCGCCGGCCGGGTGATCTACGCGGCCGGAGATCTCATCGCGGTCTGCGCCGACGCCAAGGAAGATCAGATCGATCTCTACGAGCTCAGGAAATACCGCCGCTCCAACCAAGACACCTGCGTCAGCCAAGCTCCCATGGTCGCGACCGGCGACCACGTGAAGACTGGCCAGGTCCTGGCCGATGGTCCCGCCACCTCCGGCGGGCAGCTGGCCTTGGGGCGAAACCTTCTGGTCGGCTTCATGCCTTGGGAGGGTTACAACTTCGAGGACGCCATTCTGGTCTCCGAGAGGCTGGTCAAGGAGGACGTCTTCACCTCCATCCACATCTCCGAGTTCGAGGTGGAGGCGCGCGACACCAAACTCGGCGCCGAGGAAATCACCCGCGACATCCCTAACGTCGGTGTGGAGACTTTGGAGTCCTTGGACGAATCGGGGATCGTGATCCCCTCGACCTACGTGCGCCAGGGGGACATTTTGGTCGGGAAGGTTACCCCCAAGGGCGAGCAGCAGCTCACTCCCGAGGAGCGGCTCCTCAAGGTCATATTCGGCAAGAAGGCGGAGGACGTCCAAGACGCATCCCTGCGGGTCCCTCCCGGCATCTCCGGCAAGGTGATCGGCGTGCGCATGTTCGTGCGCCGCGAGAAGCTGGGCAAGCCCGAGGAGCGCAAGCGCATTGACGCCATCAGCGACAAGCTGGAGGCGGATCTCACCGCCCTGCGGCAGCACCGTAAGGAGTCCCTGGCGGCCTTGGAGAGCCTGAACGCCGCCAAGCGCGAGGCAGAGCAAGAGCGCCTGCAGATGTTCTACAAGCTCATGGAGAAGAAGCTCCGCGAGGATGCGGCCCGGCAGAAGGAGAACGTCAAGCAGGGCGACGACCTCCCAGTCACGGTGAACAAGGTGGTCAAGGTCTACGTGGCCTCGCGCCGGAAGGTCCAGGTCGGCGACAAGCTCGCCGGACGCCATGGAAACAAGGGCGTGGTGGCCAAGGTCCTCCCGGAGGAGGACATGCCCTTTCTGCCGGACGGCACTCCACTAGACGTGGTCCTCTCCCCCCTGGGCGTGCCCTCGCGCATGAACGTGGGGCAGCTTCTAGAGACTATGCTCGGCTGGGCCGCCCATACCTTGGACACCCAAATGATCAACCCGGTCTTCGACAGCGCCACCGAGGTCGAGATCAAGCAGAAGGTCGCGGAGGCTAAGAAGGTCCTGCGCGAGAAGGGCCTGCCGGAGAAGTACCTTCCCACCGACGACTGCCGCATCACTTTGTTCGACGGCCGCACGGGGGAGCCATTCCAAGAGAAGGTCTCGATCGGCTACATGTACATTCTCAAGCTCATCCACCTCGTCGAGGACAAGATCCATGCCCGCTCCACGGGCCCTTACAGCCTCATCACCCGCCAGCCTCTCGGCGGCAAGGCCCAGTTTGGAGGCCAGCGCTTCGGAGAAATGGAGGTCTGGGCCATCGAGGGCTACGGGGCCGCCTATGCCCTGCAGGAATTCCTGACGGTCAAGTCCGACGACGTCACCGGCCGTACCAAGATGTACGAGGCCATTATTAAAGGGGAGACGCCGGCCCAGCCCGGCGTGCCGGAGTCTTTCAAGGTTCTCGTCAAGGAACTCCAAGCCTTGGGATTGAACGTCGAGCTCTTGAAGCTCAACGGGAAGAAAGAGACGAGCAAAGAAACGGCGAGGAAAGCATAATGGCATACATAGCGACCGCAGAGAAAAAGCTGTCGTTGGGGGCCAAGAAAAAGAAGAAGCCGGAGCACCTCGACTTCTTCGATTTCGACGCCATCCGCCTGTCCGTGGCCAGCCCCGAGCAGATCGTCTCCTGGTCCTACGGAGAAGTCAAGAAGCCGGAGACCATCAATTACCGCACCTTGAAGCCGGAGCGGGACGGCCTTTTCTGCGAGCGGATATTCGGCCCGGTCCGCGACTACGAGTGCGCCTGCGGCAAGTACCGCTGGATCAAGTTCAAGGGAATCGTCTGCGACCGCTGCGGCGTCGAGGTTACCGAGGCCAAGGTCCGCCGCGAGCGCATGGGCAACATCGAGCTGGCCGTGCCGGTGGCCCATGTCTGGTTCTTGAAAAAAACCCCCTCCCGCATCGGGATCGTGCTCGACATGAAGACCTCCGATCTTGAGAGGATCATCTACTACGCGATGTACGTCGTGCTGGAGGATATTTACGACTCCTCGGGCAGGCTTGTCTACAAGGCCAAGGACCTCCTCTCCGAGGAGGAAGTGCGCAAGGCCAAGTCGGAGTTCCGCTCCAAGCTCAAGGTGGACATCGGCGCCGGTGCCGTGCGCGCGCTTCTTTCCAAGGTGAAGCCCAAGGAAGAGGCGGCCGCCATCCTGGAAAGCATCGCCACGGTGACCTCCGAGGCGGAGCGCTCCCGCCTCATTCGCCGCCTGCGCATCCTTCAGGGATTCATCGACTCGGGCAACGAGCCCCAGTGGATGATCATGACCATCTTGCCGGTGATTCCGCCGGAGCTTAGACCCCTGGTTCCTCTCGAGGGAGGTCGCTTCGCTACCTCCGACTTGAACGATCTTTACCGCCGCATCATCAACCGCAACAACCGCTTGAAGCACATCGAGGCCCTGAGGGCTCCCGAGGTCATGGTCTTCAACGAGAAAAGGCTTCTCCAGGAGGCGGTCGATGCCCTCTTCGAGAACGGAGCCCGCGGCCGGGTCGTGGTGGGTGCCGGCAACAGGCCGCTCAAATCCCTCTCCGACATCTTGAAGGGAAAGCAGGGCCGCTTCCGCCAAAATCTTCTCGGAAAGCGCGTGGATTATTCCGGCCGCTCCGTCATCGTCGTCGGCCCGAACCTCAAGCTCAACCAATGCGGGCTTCCCAAGGAGATGGCCCTCGAGCTTTTCCGACCCTTCATCATCCGCGAGCTCATGAAGACGGAGAGCCTTACCTTGAAGGCGGCTAAGCGCATGTTCGACAAGGTGCGCCCGGAGATATGGGACATCCTGGAATACGTCACCAAGAACCACCCCGTGATGCTCAACCGCGCTCCGACCTTGCACCGCCTGGGCATCCAGGCCTTCGAGCCCGTGCTTATCGAGGGAAAGTCCATCCAGCTCCATCCCCTGACCTGCGCGGCCTTCAACGCCGACTTCGATGGAGACCAGATGGCCGTCCACGTGCCTCTCTCCCAGGAGGCCCAGCTCGAGGCCCGCGTGCTCATGATGGCCTCCAACAACATCCTGTCCCCCGCGTCCGGCCGCCCCATCGCCGTGCCCTCGCACGACATGGTCTTGGGCCTGCATTACCTCACCAAGGAGAAGGCCGGCGAGAAGGGCGAGGGCATGATATTCTCCGACCGCACAGAGGTGGCCGCCGCTTACGTTAACAAGAAGGCGGACCTCCACGCCCGCATCAAGCTGCGCGGAGTCAACAATGTCTCCGAGGCGGAGGGGCGCGGAAAATCCGCCCAGCCGCTCAAGCCGAGCGCTTGGAGCGACTACACCACGGTGGGGCGCTCGCTTTTCAACGAAATAGTTCCCTCCGAGTTGGGCTATATAAACGCTCAGCAAGGGAAGAAAGAACTTTCCCAGCTTGTCGAGCGCTGCTACAAGACCCTGGGGCACTACCGCACGGTGCTGCTGCTAGACGACTTGAAGCGCCTGGGCTACCGCTTCGCCACGGCTGCCGGGCTCTCCATCTCCATCTCGGACATGCATATCCCGCAGATCAAGAAGGAAATCATCACCCAGGCCCGCAAGAAGGTGAAGGAGATCGAGCTTCAGGCCAAGAACGGCGTCATCACCGAGTCCGAGCGCTACAACAAGATCATCGACATCTGGACCCATGTCACCGACAAGATATCCGACGTCATGTTCGATGACATGAAGAAGGAGGAGTTCGACAAGTTCTCCCAGAACAAGCCGCGCTTTAA includes:
- the rpoB gene encoding DNA-directed RNA polymerase subunit beta; the encoded protein is MKQIKFGKIPQAMALPDLLEMQKNSFRDFMQLEGVPEERKLMGLQAAFLDVFPIESADGSMVLDFVRYEFGSARFSGPEEAQAHDSSFSRPLKAILRLSSRQPSGKLKQIVEQEVVLCEVPIMTETASFVINGAERVVVSQLHRSPGIIFEEDDEKKISSLGKKLFFAKVIPYRGAWIEFEFDLNNILYVRIDRKKKFEVTTFLRACGIESDADILKIFYPYEQVQVSPETMVGLLHRISVEDVVDQSTGEVLLEAGKKVTHEAIKRMLDKQVSSIKLLTGDPEKDDPTILETLRKDKIKSVKEAQQDIYKKLRGQEFIVPGQAEAYLDNLIFKNLRKYDLSKVGRHKVAMKLHYYLWRLAARRDVMARPDNRRHKHFALPAFSRRTLCLEDIIATVQYLISLNCGVTYLNEGQTRTTPMPIRGEAFEGLGEFKSGYLEYAKRVSGEAVDKLPVIDLHEKDSDDDNDATRQGLKKDRFSFVDVSSAVQDWRRAVSSFLDKNFPIKLDDIDHLGNRRVRGVGELLENQIRVGLAQMSRVIRDRMSVQDKSLLTPRNLLNTAPLVGILRKFFGTSQLSQFMDQINPLSEITHKRRLSALGPGGLNRKRAGFEVRDVHYTHYGRICPIETPEGPNIGLITSLASYARINEFGLIESPYRKVVKGRLTGDMEYLGADAESDKIVAQANTPLDKDRIAADLAASRSRGDFPLAEPNKVDYMDISPMQVVSVSAALVPFLEHDDANRALMGSNMQRQGVPLLITEAPLVATGMEDAVARDSGACIVAKRAGRVIYAAGDLIAVCADAKEDQIDLYELRKYRRSNQDTCVSQAPMVATGDHVKTGQVLADGPATSGGQLALGRNLLVGFMPWEGYNFEDAILVSERLVKEDVFTSIHISEFEVEARDTKLGAEEITRDIPNVGVETLESLDESGIVIPSTYVRQGDILVGKVTPKGEQQLTPEERLLKVIFGKKAEDVQDASLRVPPGISGKVIGVRMFVRREKLGKPEERKRIDAISDKLEADLTALRQHRKESLAALESLNAAKREAEQERLQMFYKLMEKKLREDAARQKENVKQGDDLPVTVNKVVKVYVASRRKVQVGDKLAGRHGNKGVVAKVLPEEDMPFLPDGTPLDVVLSPLGVPSRMNVGQLLETMLGWAAHTLDTQMINPVFDSATEVEIKQKVAEAKKVLREKGLPEKYLPTDDCRITLFDGRTGEPFQEKVSIGYMYILKLIHLVEDKIHARSTGPYSLITRQPLGGKAQFGGQRFGEMEVWAIEGYGAAYALQEFLTVKSDDVTGRTKMYEAIIKGETPAQPGVPESFKVLVKELQALGLNVELLKLNGKKETSKETARKA
- a CDS encoding 50S ribosomal protein L10, whose translation is MKLTKNDKIEGAKALAENLKKAPHLFFAEYQGLKFVELDELRGKLRPLRCRFAVVKNSLVRYALKSAGIDGADAKLFTGPVGMVVSESEDPVAAAKVLAAFSKQFPFLKIKAGLVSQKWMTPGECQTLSTLGSKPELLAKLAGTLYSAVSQSAGVLQAPIRDFVLVLKALEDKKKGVAAA
- the rplL gene encoding 50S ribosomal protein L7/L12, translated to MSTATKLGKEEIVEAISNLSVLELSELVKAVEDKFGVKAAAVGAVMAAPAAGAPAAGAAVAEEKTDFSVVLINAGGNKIAVIKTVRELTGLGLKEAKDLVEAAPKAVKEGLPKAQAEEMKKKLSESGATVELK
- the rpoC gene encoding DNA-directed RNA polymerase subunit beta', which gives rise to MAYIATAEKKLSLGAKKKKKPEHLDFFDFDAIRLSVASPEQIVSWSYGEVKKPETINYRTLKPERDGLFCERIFGPVRDYECACGKYRWIKFKGIVCDRCGVEVTEAKVRRERMGNIELAVPVAHVWFLKKTPSRIGIVLDMKTSDLERIIYYAMYVVLEDIYDSSGRLVYKAKDLLSEEEVRKAKSEFRSKLKVDIGAGAVRALLSKVKPKEEAAAILESIATVTSEAERSRLIRRLRILQGFIDSGNEPQWMIMTILPVIPPELRPLVPLEGGRFATSDLNDLYRRIINRNNRLKHIEALRAPEVMVFNEKRLLQEAVDALFENGARGRVVVGAGNRPLKSLSDILKGKQGRFRQNLLGKRVDYSGRSVIVVGPNLKLNQCGLPKEMALELFRPFIIRELMKTESLTLKAAKRMFDKVRPEIWDILEYVTKNHPVMLNRAPTLHRLGIQAFEPVLIEGKSIQLHPLTCAAFNADFDGDQMAVHVPLSQEAQLEARVLMMASNNILSPASGRPIAVPSHDMVLGLHYLTKEKAGEKGEGMIFSDRTEVAAAYVNKKADLHARIKLRGVNNVSEAEGRGKSAQPLKPSAWSDYTTVGRSLFNEIVPSELGYINAQQGKKELSQLVERCYKTLGHYRTVLLLDDLKRLGYRFATAAGLSISISDMHIPQIKKEIITQARKKVKEIELQAKNGVITESERYNKIIDIWTHVTDKISDVMFDDMKKEEFDKFSQNKPRFNSVFLMADSGARGSRQQVRQLAGMRGLMAKPQKKLTGGVGEIIEQPIVSNFREGLTVLEYFISTHGGRKGLADTALKTADAGYLTRRLVDVAHDLVVTEEDCGTINGVRLGDLSAGDEIIEPLDERLRGRVVLEDVVATGLDAKGKSVDKVLCESSELVTAEISAQIKEADLEVVRARSVLTCEARTGVCAKCYGMNNATARMVEMGEAVGIIAAQSIGEPGTQLTLRTFHIGGTASRVAKRSQVVAGREGTAEFKNVRTLKNREGQIVVVSRAGTLSIKDKESGAHEELRLVYGARLKVSDGARVAAGELLAEWDPYTMPIIAEHEGSVRLVDVREGVTLHEERNKITGIIERKIIEQETRRADKESGSKRLNPRVIIEKGGKDVANYPLPTDTTLVVEAGQDVHPGDVLAKIPQEITKSKDITGGLPRVSELFEARRPKSSAIIAEIEGVVSLGVGPKGLVQVSVRNEETDLVREYLIPQGKHLVVYEGDRVGVGEAITDGVINPHDILRVKGIKEVQEFLVNAIQEVYRLQGVAISDRHIECIVRQMLQNVKISNSGDTSFLKGEIVNRFFFGDSNREIREKGGKEAQAEPVLLGITKASLASSSFVSAASFQETTRVLTEAATTSKIDYLKGLKENVIIGHMIPAGTGLLARARIEAMMAQAAGEK